The following are encoded together in the Carassius auratus strain Wakin unplaced genomic scaffold, ASM336829v1 scaf_tig00005385, whole genome shotgun sequence genome:
- the LOC113070920 gene encoding MPN domain-containing protein — translation MGSEPPSSPQVVEEGADEEDEELSGAEDADLRASSGRGSLLTRRGITLRVLLKDGLVEPGDGILSIHYLGKTFVGDLLNDGKIRWVETGQIFNSPSAWATHCKRLVNPAKKSGCGWASVRYRGQKLVQYKTTWLHKYQPSADMSLISEGEDDEMGDDDEEEGKTSVLLEDKNKKSKPELHDIGLMQRRDRERIPVRYCTLGTRDAARDPHTLVELSAFSAINRFQPFNVAVSSNVLLLMDFHCHLTSSEVVGYLGGRWDTNTQLLTVLRAFPCRTRLADKDAAPAVEEEICQNLFMRGLSLVGWYHSHPRGPALPSLQDIDSQMDHQLRLQGSSNGFQPCLGIICGPYYHGNQGVASTITPFWVVPPPEQRPNDYGIPVAVEVTYVQDNFLTTDVLNEMMLLVEFYRSAPDLVQFSQMWSPNTSILDKIKASLSGHAPKDQAYAQILEHVYNQLRSTQ, via the exons ATGG GCTCTGAGCCACCCTCATCTCCTCAGGTGGTCGAGGAAGGAGCggatgaagaggatgaggagTTGAGCGGGGCCGAAGATGCAGACCTTAGGGCCTCCTCTGGGAGGGGGTCTCTCCTGACCAGGAGAGGCATCACACTGAGAGTCCTCTTAAAGGACGGGCTTGTGGAGCCTGGAGACGGCATTCTGTCCATACACTACCTG GGTAAAACGTTTGTTGGAGATCTTTTGAATGATGGAAAGATTCGTTGGGTGGAGACTGGGCAGATCTTTAACTCTCCAAGCGCTTGGGCAACACACTGCAAGCGTCTGGTCAACCCGGCCAAGAAGTCTGGTTGTGGCTGGGCCTCGGTGCGCTACCGGGGACAGAAACTGGTCCAGTACAAAACCACCTGGCTACACAAATACCAGCCCAGTGCTGACATG AGTCTGATAAGTGAAGGAGAAGATGATGAGATGGGAGATGATGACGAAGAGGAAGGGAAAACGTCTGTGCTACTAGAGGACAAGAATAAAAAGTCCAAACCTGAGCTGCACG acATTGGTCTGATGcagaggagagacagagagagaattcCAGTCAGGTATTGCACTCTTGGCACTAGAGATGCTGCAAg GGATCCTCACACTCTCGTAGAATTATCTGCCTTTTCTGCGATCAACCGCTTCCAGCCTTTTAATGTAGCAGTGTCCAGCAACGTTCTGCTGCTAATG GATTTTCACTGTCACCTGACCTCGAGCGAGGTGGTGGGATATTTAGGGGGCCGATGGGACACTAACACCCAGT TGCTTACAGTGTTGAGAGCGTTCCCTTGCCGTACGCGGCTGGCAGATAAAGACGCCGCTCCAGCTGTCGAAGAAGAG ATTTGCCAAAACCTCTTCATGCGGGGGCTGTCATTGGTGGGATGGTATCACAGTCACCCACGAGGCCCCGCCCTTCCGTCTCTGCAGGACATAGATTCACAGATGGATCACCAGCTCCGCCTACAAGGCAGCAGTAATGGCTTCCAGCCCTGTCTGGGGATTATCTGCG GACCCTATTACCACGGGAACCAAGGTGTAGCCTCCACAATCACGCCATTCTGGGTAGTTCCCCCTCCTGAG CAACGACCCAATGATTACGGCATCCCAGTGGCGGTCGAGGTCACATACGTGCAAGACAACTTCCTCACTACAGACGTACTCAATGAGATG ATGCTGTTGGTAGAGTTCTATCGGTCTGCTCCTGACCTTGTGCAGTTCAGTCAGATGTGGAGTCCTAATACCTCAATACTCGACAAGATCAAG GCTTCTCTGAGTGGCCACGCACCCAAAGACCAGGCGTACGCCCAGATCCTGGAGCACGTGTACAACCAGCTGCGCAGCACTCAGTGA